A region from the Bradyrhizobium erythrophlei genome encodes:
- a CDS encoding SDR family oxidoreductase, with protein MAKLDGKIALISGGTSGIGAETAKLFQSEGATVVVTGSSERSVEAAKAALPGIEVLVSDAGNVAATKVLVDQVKAKHGRIDVLFVNAGIAKFAPIAQVDEAFYDSHFNVNVKGAFFLVKHAIPVIPDGGAIILTASVAGANGGLGGSTIYGSTKAALRSFGRTIAKELTPRGIRVNTISPGPIITPILDKGGLTPAQKDNFIEGAKTRIPLGRTGTAAEVAAAALYLAADATYTTGAELFVDGGLIDL; from the coding sequence ATGGCCAAGCTCGACGGCAAGATCGCTCTCATCAGCGGAGGCACCAGCGGTATCGGTGCAGAGACCGCCAAACTCTTTCAATCGGAAGGCGCGACGGTGGTCGTTACCGGCTCCAGCGAGCGCTCGGTGGAAGCCGCCAAGGCGGCGCTGCCCGGGATCGAGGTGCTGGTCTCGGACGCCGGCAACGTGGCCGCCACCAAGGTCCTGGTCGACCAGGTCAAGGCCAAACACGGCCGCATTGACGTCCTGTTCGTCAACGCCGGCATCGCCAAGTTCGCGCCGATCGCGCAGGTCGATGAGGCCTTTTACGACAGCCACTTCAATGTCAACGTCAAGGGCGCATTCTTCCTGGTCAAGCACGCCATCCCGGTCATTCCGGATGGCGGCGCGATCATTCTGACCGCTTCGGTGGCCGGCGCGAACGGCGGCCTGGGAGGCAGCACAATCTACGGCTCGACCAAGGCGGCGCTGCGTTCGTTCGGCCGCACGATCGCCAAGGAGCTGACGCCGCGCGGCATCCGGGTCAACACCATCAGCCCGGGTCCGATCATCACCCCAATCCTCGACAAAGGCGGCCTCACACCGGCTCAGAAGGACAACTTCATCGAGGGGGCCAAGACCCGCATTCCGCTCGGCCGCACCGGCACCGCAGCCGAAGTCGCTGCCGCAGCCCTCTACCTCGCCGCCGATGCTACCTACACCACCGGCGCCGAACTGTTCGTCGACGGCGGCTTGATCGACCTATAG
- a CDS encoding ImmA/IrrE family metallo-endopeptidase produces MFNPERVELVRLRLGLTKIGFAEQLGVDRKALQRFEGKEADLPRACRDRLLEISGYPETFFEKGSPEYPNPMGVSFRSLRSLTASSRNAAIAAGALAFELDDWITGHYELPHHALAPVREAPPAQAAMLLRAQWGIGNRPIGNMINLLESRGLRVFSLVEETRHLDAYSLWRNDKPYIFLNTLKTAERSRFDAAHELGHLILHRHTGSSHPKGESEADEFASAFLMPPEDVMAEIRWVRSLDDLVIKKQRWGVSTAALAYTLHKMGKISDWHYRGYCIALGKLGRNVEPRPMSQETSQVWSKILTDLWRQGISLSRLADRLCLPERELNSLLFGIAAAPTEPSTGARLKLVNPKL; encoded by the coding sequence ATGTTTAATCCTGAGCGGGTTGAGTTGGTCCGGCTTCGCCTAGGACTGACAAAAATAGGATTCGCCGAACAGCTTGGCGTTGATCGAAAGGCCTTGCAGCGTTTCGAGGGCAAGGAAGCAGATCTTCCGCGGGCTTGTCGGGATCGGCTGCTGGAAATATCCGGATACCCGGAGACCTTCTTCGAAAAGGGCTCTCCCGAATATCCAAATCCTATGGGCGTAAGCTTCCGGTCGCTTCGTTCGTTGACTGCGAGTTCCCGTAATGCTGCGATAGCGGCGGGGGCTTTGGCCTTTGAATTGGATGATTGGATTACGGGGCACTACGAGTTGCCGCATCACGCGCTTGCGCCAGTGCGCGAAGCTCCGCCCGCGCAAGCCGCCATGCTTTTGCGAGCCCAATGGGGAATCGGCAATCGACCCATCGGTAATATGATCAATCTTTTGGAGTCTCGCGGTTTGCGCGTCTTCTCGCTGGTTGAAGAAACGCGCCATCTCGATGCTTATTCGCTATGGAGAAATGACAAGCCTTACATTTTCTTGAACACGCTAAAAACAGCGGAACGTAGTCGCTTCGACGCAGCTCACGAATTGGGCCATCTTATCCTTCACAGGCACACAGGGTCATCGCATCCCAAAGGGGAGAGCGAAGCGGATGAATTTGCATCGGCCTTCTTGATGCCGCCCGAAGACGTGATGGCAGAAATTCGTTGGGTACGATCACTGGATGACCTTGTCATAAAAAAGCAGCGTTGGGGCGTCTCGACGGCTGCACTCGCTTACACGCTTCACAAAATGGGTAAAATTTCCGATTGGCACTATCGCGGTTACTGCATCGCCTTAGGAAAGCTGGGCCGGAACGTCGAACCGCGCCCGATGTCGCAGGAAACTTCGCAAGTTTGGAGCAAAATTCTAACCGACCTATGGCGCCAGGGAATCTCGCTCTCGCGGTTGGCGGACCGGCTCTGCCTTCCGGAGCGAGAGCTTAACAGCCTGCTGTTTGGAATAGCCGCCGCGCCAACTGAGCCATCAACCGGCGCGCGACTGAAACTCGTAAATCCGAAGTTATAG